ACGACCGGTCGCCGCCCGACGACGCGGTAGTTCTCACGTTCGACGACGGGTTGGCCGACCACTACGAGTGGGTCCTGCCCGAACTCCGGTCTCGGGACCTCTTCGGCGTGTTCTTCGTTCCGACCGGACCGCTGGTCGGCAACGGGGTACTTCCGGTGCATCGCGTCCACTCGCTGGCGGGACGACACGGCGCGACCGAACTCAGAGACGCGCTATTCGACGTGCTTGCGGAAGGCGAGTTCGCCGACGCGGACGGAGGGACCGTTGGCGACCCCTACGGCGGCCGTTCGACAGACGACGCGCTGACGACGTTCAAGCGCGTCCTCAACTTCGAGGTGCCCTACGACCGACTCGGCGACGTACTCGACGCGGTGGAGGCGAGCTTTGGGGGCGGACCGAGCGCCGACGACTACTACCTCTCGGGGGACCAACTCCGGCAACTCCGCGACGACGGGATGGTGGTCGGTGCCCACTCGGTCGGCCATCCCGTCCTCTCGCGCCTCTCGTCGGCCGACCAGCGTGCCGAGATTGCCTCGTCGTTCGAGACGCTGGCCGAACGCGTCGGAGGTCTGTCGGCGAGACTGTTCGCGTACCCCTACGGGAGCGACCGGACGTTCACCGACGAGACGAAGAGTCTCCTCGAAGCGGTCGGGTGTGACGCGGCGTTCACGACGGTTTCCGGTCGTGCGACTCCCGAGCGGTTCCGGAACTCGCGGTTGGCCCTCCCGCGAACGGACTGCAACGAGTTTCCCCACGGGGGCGCGACGTTCGACCTCTCGCCGTGACCCCCTAACCCCGGACTATCTATCGTAACAGAATTGTCAATTATATGGTAAGTATAAGTGGGTGGGTGTCGTGCCTCTGGTTGGACAATATGCGAAATCCGGTTAGGAGTATCCGAATTAACAGTCGTAGGGGGACAACTACGGTCAGCGAGTCCGACGGGGGGCCGTCCGGTCGGGGGGTGAGTGGGTCGTGAAGACGTTCCACGGAAAGCCGGTGGACCCGCGGGAATTCAAGCACCGGGACCTCTCGAATCTCCGAGAGCGAGTCTCGGCCAAGCGCCAGCGTGCCCGCGAGTTCCGCGAGCGAGCGAACGTCGAGGTGGAAGAGTGCTACGTCTGCGGTTCGACCGAGACCGACATCGTGCGCGAGATGTTCGGCTACGAGTACGCCCAGTGTGACCACTGCTCGCACGTCTACCAGACGCCGCGACTCCCGGACGACGTTCTCAACGAGTACTACGAGACCGACACCGAGTTCGCCAGCATCTACACCGACGAGGACCAAATCCAGTACCGACTGGAGAACATCACCAAGCCGAAAATCGACTTCGTGTTGGACCACGTAGACGCCGAGCAAGGTCGATGGCTGGACGTGGGGTGTGGCGTCGGTGCATCCATCAACTACCTCGAATCGCAGGGGTGGGACGCCGTCGGTCTCGAAATCAGCGACCAGTGCGTCTCGGTCGCGCGCGACGTTCTCGGCGTCGAACTCGAACAGCGACCGATAGACGAGTACGCCGACCGCAACCCCGACGCGACGTTCGACGTGGTGACGTTCTTCGGCTATCTGGAGATGGTACCTCACTCGATGCGTGACCTCCGACTGGCCCACGAGATGCTGGACCCGGACGGGAACGTCGGTATCGGCGTGATGAACGCCGACTCGATGTCCTCGATGGTCCACCGGGCGATACCCGAGCAGGCGGTCCGCCACTCGATTCCGCCCGTCGGCCTCCAGCAGTTCACCAGAGAGTCCGTCGCGGAAGCGTTCGACCGCGTGGGGTTCTCGCCGGAGGCGGCGTGGTTCTTCGGACTGGACTTCTACGAACTGCTCACCCACCTCTGTCTCGAAGTCGAGGACTTCCAGCACTCGGACCTCTACGAGTACCTGATGGAGAACCTCAACGACTTCCAGCAGGTGATAGACGACGACGAAGAGAGCGACTACATGGTGTTCGTCGGCGACCGGGAGTGAGCGTTTCGGGGCGTGAGACCGGATTCGACTACCCGCTCTCCGCCGCGAACGCTCGGCGGACCGGACCACGAGCGAACGCTCGGCCGACCAACCGACGGGATTCGCCCAGCGCGACGAACTACCGTGGGCGGGGGCTTTCGAGGACTTCTTCGTCGCAGTTCCTGCGGTAGCTGTAGCGGTGCGGGAATTCCGGGAACCGTACGACTTCATCGACACCGACCACTGCCGTCGGATTACTCACACCGCACAGCACTACAACCGCGACCACCAGCGTCGGACCGACGAAACCGCAGAAGCGAACCGCCACGGCAACCACATCATCCCCGCATCTCGCCCGAACTATTTTCCCGCGGTACGGTGAGAAGCGACGTATGGGGGGCGCATTCGACCTGTCGGACAGCATCGCAGTCGTCGCCGGAGGTGCGGGACTCATCGGGACCGCGCTCTGCGAGGGACTCGCCGACCACGGCGCGACGGTCGTCGTCGCGGACGCCGCGGTAGAACGGGGCGAAGCACTCGCGGACGAACTCGGAGAGCGCGCGGAGTTCTGTCGCGTCGATATAACCGACGAGGATTCCGTGGTCGGGTTGGTAGAGACGGTGCTGGACCGCCACGGACGCATCGACGCGTTCGTCAACTGCTCGTACCCGCGAAACGAGAACTACGGGCGGCGCTACGAGGACGTGACCGCCGCGGACTTCCGCGAGAACGTGGAACTCCACCTCGATAGCTACTTCGTAGCCGCTCGCGCCGTCTCGCGGGCAATGATGGACCAACCCGACGGCGGGAGCATCGTGAACTTCGGGTCGACCTACGGCGTGCAGGCCCCGGACTTCTCGGTGTACGAGGGCACCGAGATGACCAGTCCCGTCGAGTATTCGGCCATCAAGGGCGGCATCTTGAACCTGACGCGCTACATGGCGTCGTATCTCGGCGAACACGGCGTCCGCGTGAACGCGGTCAGTCCCGGCGGCGTGTTCGACGACCAGCACCCTGAGTTCGTGGACCGCTACGAGGACCGGACCCCGTTGGGCCGGATGGCGACCCCAGAGGACTTCGAGGGGGCCGTCGTCTATCTGGCGTCCGACGCCTCGCGGTACGTCACCGGCCACAACCTCGTGGTGGACGGCGGGTGGACGATTTGCTGACGGCGGAGAGGGGCCTGAGACACTTTCTCAAT
Above is a genomic segment from Halorussus caseinilyticus containing:
- a CDS encoding polysaccharide deacetylase family protein; its protein translation is MQVVMYHYVRPSSDRPPHGYYHLALEDFRRQLDHLEAEYDFVDRETFLACATGDRSSENDRSPPDDAVVLTFDDGLADHYEWVLPELRSRDLFGVFFVPTGPLVGNGVLPVHRVHSLAGRHGATELRDALFDVLAEGEFADADGGTVGDPYGGRSTDDALTTFKRVLNFEVPYDRLGDVLDAVEASFGGGPSADDYYLSGDQLRQLRDDGMVVGAHSVGHPVLSRLSSADQRAEIASSFETLAERVGGLSARLFAYPYGSDRTFTDETKSLLEAVGCDAAFTTVSGRATPERFRNSRLALPRTDCNEFPHGGATFDLSP
- a CDS encoding class I SAM-dependent methyltransferase yields the protein MKTFHGKPVDPREFKHRDLSNLRERVSAKRQRAREFRERANVEVEECYVCGSTETDIVREMFGYEYAQCDHCSHVYQTPRLPDDVLNEYYETDTEFASIYTDEDQIQYRLENITKPKIDFVLDHVDAEQGRWLDVGCGVGASINYLESQGWDAVGLEISDQCVSVARDVLGVELEQRPIDEYADRNPDATFDVVTFFGYLEMVPHSMRDLRLAHEMLDPDGNVGIGVMNADSMSSMVHRAIPEQAVRHSIPPVGLQQFTRESVAEAFDRVGFSPEAAWFFGLDFYELLTHLCLEVEDFQHSDLYEYLMENLNDFQQVIDDDEESDYMVFVGDRE
- a CDS encoding oxidoreductase, which encodes MGGAFDLSDSIAVVAGGAGLIGTALCEGLADHGATVVVADAAVERGEALADELGERAEFCRVDITDEDSVVGLVETVLDRHGRIDAFVNCSYPRNENYGRRYEDVTAADFRENVELHLDSYFVAARAVSRAMMDQPDGGSIVNFGSTYGVQAPDFSVYEGTEMTSPVEYSAIKGGILNLTRYMASYLGEHGVRVNAVSPGGVFDDQHPEFVDRYEDRTPLGRMATPEDFEGAVVYLASDASRYVTGHNLVVDGGWTIC